The Sulfitobacter sp. SK011 genome has a window encoding:
- a CDS encoding TIGR02281 family clan AA aspartic protease, translated as MADFDTSRLIYLIVLLVMVAGWFLMQTREGLNKTLQHAAVWAMIFVGGAAAVGLWQDISRPASQTRMTDAGQIIVPRSADGHYYLTVQINGADVRFVLDTGATDMVLTQSDARRAGLDPDQLTYLGRANTANGEVRTAFVRLDAVQLGDVTDRDVAAVVNGGQMEDSLLGMGYLQRWGRLEIANGELILTR; from the coding sequence ATGGCCGATTTCGACACCTCACGCCTGATCTATCTCATTGTCCTTTTGGTCATGGTTGCCGGATGGTTCCTGATGCAGACCCGCGAAGGTCTGAACAAAACCCTGCAACATGCTGCGGTTTGGGCGATGATCTTTGTTGGCGGTGCCGCAGCCGTGGGGCTGTGGCAAGACATCAGCCGCCCCGCATCCCAGACCCGCATGACAGACGCCGGACAGATCATTGTTCCGCGCAGTGCGGATGGCCACTATTACCTGACGGTTCAGATCAACGGTGCCGATGTGCGCTTTGTGCTGGATACGGGCGCAACCGACATGGTGCTCACTCAGTCTGATGCACGGCGCGCCGGGCTGGACCCCGATCAACTGACCTATCTGGGGCGCGCAAACACGGCCAATGGCGAGGTACGGACCGCTTTTGTGCGCCTAGATGCAGTGCAACTGGGCGATGTGACCGACCGCGACGTCGCAGCGGTGGTCAATGGTGGCCAGATGGAGGATTCGCTGCTTGGCATGGGATATCTGCAGCGCTGGGGCCGTTTGGAAATCGCCAATGGCGAGCTGATCCTGACCCGTTAG
- a CDS encoding leucyl aminopeptidase produces the protein MTDLTPISFADTDIDQIAGHAGRIAVLVDKDGRLDAGARRVNKLTRGALARLIEGAPFAKLKPGDAVAMAYPGGLTADAVDVVCLPKGADRHVARRAGASLAKLRGQSDVLILAAGTRRVAEVAYGVALRDYRFDDHKSDAEARKGAVRVMCSKPDAAQEAYAPLMAIAEGAFMTRDLTNAPANVLTTTAFADQLAQMKSIGLKVEVLNEDDLARLGMRTLLSVGQGSDSPSHVVVMRWDGGKKGAAPLALVGKGVVFDTGGISLKPGAGMEDMTMDMGGAGVVSGVMRSLARRKAAANVVGLVGIVENMPSGNATRPGDVITSMKGDTVEVINTDAEGRLVLCDVMWYAQDRFKPAAMIDLATLTGAIIVSLGHENAGVFSNDDAFCTAFLKAAKTEGEGAWRMPLGKAYDDLLKSRIADMKNIGGRMAGAISAAQFLQRFVKDGVPWIHLDIAGVASVKTDTTLAPKGATGWGVATLNRLISDMFEKD, from the coding sequence ATGACTGACCTGACCCCTATCTCATTTGCCGATACAGATATTGATCAAATAGCTGGCCATGCTGGCCGGATTGCGGTGCTTGTTGACAAGGATGGCCGCCTGGATGCCGGGGCGCGGCGGGTGAATAAATTAACGCGTGGCGCTTTGGCGCGTCTGATCGAGGGTGCGCCCTTTGCCAAGCTCAAACCGGGGGATGCGGTGGCGATGGCCTATCCCGGCGGCTTGACTGCTGACGCGGTGGATGTGGTGTGCCTGCCAAAAGGGGCGGACCGCCATGTGGCGCGCCGCGCGGGCGCATCTTTGGCCAAATTGCGCGGTCAGTCGGATGTGTTGATCCTTGCGGCAGGAACCCGGCGGGTGGCCGAGGTCGCCTATGGGGTCGCACTGCGGGATTACCGCTTTGATGATCATAAAAGCGACGCGGAAGCGCGCAAAGGTGCCGTGCGTGTGATGTGCAGCAAGCCGGATGCCGCGCAAGAGGCCTATGCCCCGTTGATGGCCATTGCCGAAGGCGCGTTTATGACACGCGATCTGACCAATGCACCAGCAAATGTGCTGACCACGACCGCGTTTGCGGATCAATTGGCGCAGATGAAGAGCATTGGACTAAAAGTTGAGGTTCTGAATGAGGATGATCTTGCAAGGCTCGGAATGAGAACGCTTTTATCTGTTGGTCAGGGATCAGATAGCCCATCGCATGTCGTGGTGATGCGTTGGGACGGCGGCAAAAAAGGCGCGGCCCCGCTGGCGCTGGTTGGCAAAGGCGTGGTTTTTGACACGGGCGGGATCAGCCTGAAACCCGGCGCTGGCATGGAAGACATGACCATGGACATGGGCGGTGCGGGCGTGGTCTCGGGTGTGATGCGGTCACTGGCGCGGCGCAAGGCGGCGGCCAATGTCGTGGGGCTGGTGGGCATCGTCGAAAACATGCCCTCGGGCAATGCCACGCGCCCCGGCGATGTCATCACCTCGATGAAAGGCGACACGGTAGAAGTGATCAACACCGACGCCGAAGGGCGTTTGGTTTTGTGTGACGTGATGTGGTACGCGCAGGATCGGTTCAAACCTGCGGCGATGATTGATCTTGCAACACTGACGGGGGCAATAATCGTCAGTCTTGGCCACGAGAATGCAGGCGTGTTTTCAAATGATGACGCATTCTGCACTGCGTTTTTGAAAGCCGCCAAAACCGAAGGTGAAGGGGCCTGGCGGATGCCATTGGGCAAAGCCTATGATGATCTGCTGAAAAGCCGCATTGCCGATATGAAGAACATCGGTGGTCGCATGGCCGGGGCCATTTCGGCAGCGCAGTTCCTGCAACGGTTCGTAAAGGACGGGGTACCATGGATCCATCTGGACATTGCAGGCGTGGCGTCGGTCAAGACCGATACAACGCTGGCCCCTAAAGGCGCGACCGGATGGGGCGTGGCGACACTGAACCGTCTGATATCCGATATGTTTGAGAAGGATTAA
- a CDS encoding aldose epimerase family protein: MPGHAAHLVKTPACVPDVIRAILAAMTNQQSITISSDTLCATILPQGAALVGVRFAGQTRNLVIGFADPADHTKVPICAGSLVGPIANRVQDGRVTLDGQTYQMPQNENTNCLHSGPDGLHTRLWQIELQTPESVTLSCALADGMNGLPGNRQILARYSVEADTLTLTITATTDRATPMNVAAHPYWNLDGTPDVGGHRIAVNATQYLPTDPQGLPTGERHITRGSEFDFETEKPVPLSPALDVNFCLASAPLATPTHAATLTGSDGTRLDIATTAPGLQVYAGASLPDLAVEMADCPPLKPYSGIALEPQHWPDAPHHDHFPQITLVPGQTYAQSTHFRLTPP; this comes from the coding sequence ATGCCCGGCCACGCTGCGCACCTCGTCAAAACACCCGCTTGTGTCCCTGATGTGATCCGGGCAATCCTAGCGGCCATGACCAATCAACAATCCATCACCATCAGCTCCGACACCCTGTGCGCCACCATATTGCCGCAAGGGGCCGCATTGGTGGGTGTGCGTTTTGCGGGTCAGACCCGAAATCTCGTCATCGGGTTCGCAGATCCCGCGGATCATACCAAAGTGCCGATTTGCGCAGGATCGCTGGTCGGGCCGATCGCCAACAGGGTGCAAGACGGGCGGGTCACACTGGACGGCCAGACCTACCAGATGCCACAGAATGAAAACACAAATTGCCTGCATTCGGGGCCAGACGGCCTGCACACACGCCTCTGGCAAATCGAATTGCAAACCCCTGAAAGCGTGACGCTATCCTGCGCGCTCGCGGACGGTATGAATGGCCTGCCCGGCAATCGGCAGATCCTGGCGCGTTACAGCGTTGAGGCAGACACATTGACCCTCACCATCACGGCCACCACGGACCGGGCGACCCCGATGAACGTCGCCGCGCACCCCTATTGGAACCTTGATGGGACACCCGACGTCGGCGGGCATCGCATCGCCGTCAATGCCACCCAATATCTGCCGACCGACCCACAAGGGCTGCCCACAGGTGAAAGACACATAACGCGCGGTAGTGAGTTCGACTTTGAAACCGAGAAACCCGTGCCGCTCAGCCCGGCGCTCGATGTAAACTTTTGCCTCGCGTCGGCCCCTCTTGCCACGCCAACCCATGCCGCGACCCTCACGGGCAGCGACGGCACCCGGCTTGATATCGCCACCACGGCCCCCGGTTTGCAGGTCTATGCGGGGGCTTCCCTGCCTGATCTGGCAGTTGAAATGGCCGATTGCCCACCGCTGAAACCCTATTCCGGGATCGCCCTTGAACCCCAGCATTGGCCGGATGCACCGCATCACGATCATTTTCCGCAAATCACATTGGTACCGGGCCAAACCTATGCCCAAAGCACCCATTTCAGGCTGACCCCGCCCTAA
- a CDS encoding DUF4112 domain-containing protein, with amino-acid sequence MNLDHHPHATDLARLRKLAQRMDSAFRVPVLGIRVGWDSVFGLVPVVGDALTLVPSIFILRESLSLGASKSIMARMGLNVGIDLAIGAIPLVGDVFDIGWRSNTRNVDLLHSHLAQQGRVGPLPDQSVADTP; translated from the coding sequence ATGAACCTTGATCATCACCCCCATGCCACTGATCTGGCCCGACTGCGCAAATTGGCGCAGCGCATGGACAGTGCATTTCGCGTGCCGGTCCTTGGCATTCGCGTGGGCTGGGATTCGGTGTTTGGTCTGGTGCCTGTCGTCGGCGATGCGCTGACACTGGTACCCTCGATCTTTATCTTGCGGGAATCGCTCAGTTTGGGGGCATCGAAATCCATCATGGCCCGTATGGGCCTCAATGTTGGCATCGATCTGGCCATCGGGGCGATCCCGCTGGTGGGCGATGTCTTTGACATCGGCTGGCGGTCCAACACCCGCAACGTTGACCTGCTGCACAGCCATCTGGCGCAACAGGGTCGGGTTGGTCCGCTCCCGGATCAAAGCGTGGCCGATACCCCGTAA
- a CDS encoding DNA polymerase III subunit chi, with product MGAAYFYQFSRKPLADTLIMLLGKSLENDWKVAVRGTDMAGLEALDKALWLGPEDGFLPHGLAGGPHDADQPVLLTLGTEAANAPQCVMSVQGADVGVDEVAALDRVCILFDGDDEVALDRARGQWKTLKDAGGSAQYWSEASGRWEKKAET from the coding sequence ATGGGTGCCGCCTATTTCTATCAATTTTCGCGCAAGCCATTGGCGGACACGCTGATAATGCTCTTGGGCAAATCGTTGGAAAACGATTGGAAGGTCGCGGTGCGCGGAACGGATATGGCGGGGCTTGAAGCGCTGGACAAGGCGCTGTGGCTGGGGCCGGAGGATGGATTTTTGCCGCATGGGCTTGCAGGCGGGCCGCATGACGCCGATCAGCCTGTTTTGTTGACCTTGGGGACAGAGGCAGCCAACGCGCCACAGTGTGTCATGTCGGTGCAGGGGGCGGATGTTGGTGTGGATGAGGTCGCAGCGCTGGACCGGGTCTGTATCTTGTTTGATGGCGATGACGAGGTCGCATTGGACCGCGCACGTGGGCAATGGAAAACGCTGAAAGATGCCGGAGGCTCGGCGCAATATTGGTCCGAGGCCTCAGGTCGCTGGGAGAAGAAGGCCGAAACCTAA
- the lptG gene encoding LPS export ABC transporter permease LptG — translation MILHLYFARRFAAVFMMITIVLFALVVLIDGVDQARKFGSLNIGWKNIMGLTLLNTPQTINLILPLIVILATVALFISLARSSEMVVTRAAGRSAMRALIAPVVVAFIIGVMAVGVLNPIVAATGKRYLQLSESYRAGGASALSISDEGLWLRQGSALGQTVIRAWRSNDDASVLYDVTFLSYAPDGGPTRRIEAASAALTDVGWSLRDAKSWPLQAGTNAEGNAQYYKNLTIPSTLTLERIRESIGKPAAVSIYDLPEFILQLEQAGFSPRRHKVWLQTELARPFFLIAMVLVASAFTMRHTRFGGTGMAVLASVLLGFGLYFIRSFAQILGENGQIPVVLAAWAPPTAAILLALGLILHAEDG, via the coding sequence ATGATCCTGCACCTTTATTTCGCCCGCCGCTTTGCTGCGGTGTTCATGATGATCACCATTGTGCTCTTTGCGCTTGTGGTGCTGATTGATGGCGTTGATCAGGCGCGCAAATTCGGCAGCCTCAACATCGGCTGGAAAAACATCATGGGTCTGACCCTGCTGAACACGCCGCAAACCATTAACCTGATCCTGCCGCTGATCGTAATTCTGGCCACCGTCGCGCTGTTTATCTCACTCGCCCGGTCATCAGAAATGGTGGTCACGCGGGCAGCGGGGCGCTCTGCCATGCGGGCGCTGATTGCCCCTGTGGTTGTTGCCTTTATCATCGGTGTGATGGCAGTGGGTGTGTTGAACCCTATCGTTGCGGCCACTGGCAAACGGTATCTGCAATTGTCCGAGAGTTACCGCGCCGGTGGTGCCTCGGCCTTGTCGATCAGCGACGAAGGGTTGTGGCTGCGTCAGGGCAGCGCCCTGGGCCAGACCGTGATCCGGGCGTGGCGGTCAAACGATGATGCCTCTGTCCTTTATGACGTGACCTTCCTGTCGTATGCGCCGGATGGCGGACCAACACGCCGCATTGAGGCGGCGAGCGCGGCGCTCACCGATGTGGGATGGTCGTTGCGCGATGCAAAATCCTGGCCGCTGCAGGCAGGCACCAATGCCGAAGGCAACGCGCAATACTACAAGAACCTGACCATACCTTCGACGCTGACCCTTGAACGCATCCGCGAAAGTATTGGCAAACCCGCCGCCGTTTCGATCTATGATTTGCCTGAATTTATACTGCAACTTGAACAGGCAGGGTTCAGCCCGCGCCGCCACAAAGTGTGGCTTCAAACCGAGCTTGCGCGGCCATTTTTCCTGATCGCGATGGTTCTTGTTGCGAGCGCCTTTACCATGCGTCATACCAGATTTGGTGGTACAGGGATGGCTGTACTGGCATCTGTGCTATTGGGGTTTGGTTTGTATTTCATCCGCAGCTTTGCGCAAATCTTGGGCGAGAACGGTCAGATACCTGTGGTTTTGGCCGCTTGGGCCCCGCCGACGGCCGCCATCCTGCTGGCGTTGGGCTTGATCTTGCATGCAGAGGACGGCTGA
- the lptF gene encoding LPS export ABC transporter permease LptF codes for MAKFDRYMLSQLLVLFGFFALVLVALFWINRAVVLFDRLIGDGQSALVFLEFTSLGLPKLITTVLPIAAFAGAVYVTNRMMSESELTVLQSTGTGPWRLARPVLAYGICVALMMSILTHILVPLAQAQLNQRENEISQNVTARLLTEGTFLHPTEKVTFYTRTIDADGVLRDVFLSDRRTPNEGVIYTAAEAYLVRNGDGTTLIMVDGLAQRLSTVDKRLATAKFRDFSFDISALVDKSTSGSQSIGNITTPDLISDWSNLEKRTGATAGVIAEEYHSRFAQPLFCIIAAMIGFSTLMVGGYSRFGVWREVVISFGLLITIDGIRGVLVDPVRSDGSAWPLMYVPSAIGIILVLAILWQASHPNWLRRLRRKEVAP; via the coding sequence GTGGCCAAATTCGACCGCTATATGCTGTCGCAGCTTCTTGTGCTGTTTGGCTTTTTTGCGCTTGTGCTTGTGGCGTTGTTCTGGATCAACCGTGCGGTCGTTTTGTTTGACCGGTTGATCGGTGACGGCCAATCCGCCCTTGTTTTCCTTGAATTTACATCACTTGGCCTGCCCAAACTGATCACCACCGTTCTGCCCATCGCGGCATTTGCCGGCGCGGTCTATGTGACCAACCGGATGATGAGCGAATCTGAATTGACCGTGCTGCAATCAACCGGGACCGGCCCATGGCGGTTGGCGCGTCCGGTGCTGGCCTATGGCATCTGCGTCGCCCTCATGATGTCGATTTTGACGCATATTCTGGTGCCGCTGGCGCAGGCGCAGCTGAACCAGCGGGAAAATGAGATATCTCAGAACGTGACCGCGCGGCTCTTGACCGAAGGCACATTTTTGCATCCCACCGAAAAAGTCACCTTCTATACCCGCACTATCGACGCCGATGGGGTGCTGCGCGATGTGTTTCTGTCTGATCGCCGAACCCCGAATGAAGGTGTGATCTACACCGCTGCCGAGGCATATCTTGTGCGCAACGGCGATGGGACAACCCTGATTATGGTCGATGGTCTGGCGCAACGGCTGAGCACCGTCGACAAACGTCTGGCCACGGCAAAGTTTCGCGATTTCTCGTTCGATATTTCTGCCCTTGTGGACAAAAGCACATCCGGCAGCCAATCCATCGGCAATATCACCACACCGGATCTCATATCAGATTGGTCAAATCTCGAAAAACGCACCGGAGCCACTGCGGGCGTCATTGCCGAGGAATACCATTCACGTTTTGCCCAACCCTTGTTTTGCATCATCGCGGCGATGATCGGGTTTTCGACGCTGATGGTCGGCGGTTATTCACGGTTCGGCGTGTGGCGCGAAGTGGTGATCTCGTTTGGTCTGTTGATCACAATCGACGGCATCCGCGGGGTGTTGGTCGACCCTGTGCGCAGTGATGGATCTGCCTGGCCGCTGATGTATGTCCCGTCGGCAATTGGAATTATTCTGGTGCTGGCGATATTGTGGCAGGCATCACACCCCAATTGGCTGCGCCGTTTGCGCCGCAAAGAGGTTGCGCCATGA
- a CDS encoding MarC family protein: MTLDTAYMITALVTMFVVVDPIAIAPLFLALTPGMTDAERRRVAWRACIIAGAVLIIFAAFGEAVLGFIGISMPAFRVAGGILLFITALDMLFARRTKRRADTAEEDDHNDPSAFPLGIPLIAGPGAIATVILLTGEKPGWEGLLTVSGITLFVLVVMALTLQASGYLERVIGKSVINVITRLLGMLLAALSVQFVLDGLSAFGFGPGVG, encoded by the coding sequence ATGACACTCGACACCGCCTATATGATCACCGCCCTTGTCACCATGTTTGTGGTGGTCGATCCGATTGCCATTGCACCGCTGTTTCTGGCGCTGACCCCCGGCATGACCGATGCAGAGCGCCGCCGCGTGGCCTGGCGTGCCTGTATCATTGCCGGTGCCGTGCTGATCATTTTTGCGGCATTTGGCGAGGCGGTGCTTGGCTTTATCGGCATCTCGATGCCCGCTTTCCGGGTCGCGGGCGGTATCTTGCTGTTCATCACCGCCCTCGACATGCTTTTTGCGCGGCGCACCAAACGCCGCGCCGACACCGCCGAGGAAGACGACCACAACGACCCATCCGCCTTTCCGCTTGGCATTCCCCTGATTGCCGGTCCCGGTGCCATCGCAACCGTGATTCTGCTCACCGGCGAAAAACCCGGCTGGGAAGGGTTATTGACTGTCAGCGGCATTACTCTTTTTGTGCTTGTGGTGATGGCCCTGACCCTACAGGCCAGTGGCTATCTGGAACGGGTGATTGGCAAATCGGTGATCAACGTCATCACCCGGTTGCTGGGCATGTTGCTGGCCGCATTGTCCGTGCAATTTGTGCTCGATGGCCTTTCCGCCTTTGGTTTTGGACCGGGCGTGGGCTGA
- a CDS encoding TfoX/Sxy family protein, translating to MKTPVSSIRNLGPAYEASCAKAGINSAEELRALGADTAYAQLLKSGMRPHFIGYYVLVMGLQGRPWNDCKGAEKTALRAKFDAIKAQSHDPGTSEFERMMNVIGVRHT from the coding sequence ATGAAAACACCCGTTTCGTCGATCCGCAACCTTGGCCCCGCGTATGAGGCCAGTTGCGCCAAAGCCGGCATCAACAGCGCCGAAGAATTGCGCGCCCTTGGTGCCGATACCGCCTATGCGCAATTGCTCAAAAGCGGCATGCGCCCCCATTTCATTGGCTATTATGTATTGGTCATGGGCCTGCAGGGACGTCCATGGAATGATTGCAAAGGGGCGGAAAAAACCGCCCTGCGCGCAAAATTCGACGCCATAAAGGCCCAAAGCCACGATCCTGGCACATCAGAATTTGAACGGATGATGAATGTCATTGGGGTGCGCCATACTTAA
- the ndk gene encoding nucleoside-diphosphate kinase translates to MALERTFSIIKPDATRRNLTGAINKKFEDAGLRIVAQKRIHLTKAQAGEFYKVHAERPFYDELCEFMASAPIVAQVLEGEGAIAKNREVMGATNPADAAAGTVRADFAESVGENSVHGSDAPETAAVEIAYFFSGLELVG, encoded by the coding sequence ATGGCCCTCGAACGTACATTTTCGATCATCAAGCCCGATGCAACACGCCGCAACCTGACAGGTGCGATCAACAAGAAGTTTGAAGATGCGGGTCTGCGCATCGTTGCACAAAAGCGCATCCACCTGACCAAGGCGCAGGCGGGCGAGTTTTACAAGGTGCACGCCGAGCGTCCATTCTATGACGAGCTGTGCGAATTCATGGCGTCGGCACCGATTGTGGCACAGGTTCTGGAAGGCGAAGGGGCCATTGCCAAGAACCGTGAAGTCATGGGGGCGACAAACCCAGCAGATGCCGCAGCAGGCACAGTGCGTGCAGATTTTGCTGAAAGTGTTGGCGAGAATTCTGTGCACGGGTCGGACGCGCCGGAAACCGCAGCGGTTGAGATTGCCTATTTCTTTTCGGGTCTTGAACTGGTCGGTTAA
- a CDS encoding ABC-F family ATP-binding cassette domain-containing protein, giving the protein MLRISEINYSVEGRPLFEEASAVIPDGHKVGLVGRNGAGKTTLFKIIRGELGLDAGAISLPSRAKIGGVAQEVPSSEVSLIDTVLAADTERAALMLESETATEPARIADIQARLADIDAWSAEGRAASILKGLGFDHEEQQMPCSEFSGGWRMRVALAGVLFAQPDLLLLDEPTNYLDLEGALWLESYLAKYPHTVIIISHDRGLLNRAVNGILHLEDRKLTFYQGPYDQFARQRAEKRAQLTAMAKKQQARKEHMQSFVDRFKAKASKAKQAQSRLKMIEKMDMITPPEEAARKVFTFPEPEELSPPIINIEGGSVGYSDDHPVLTRLNLRIDQDDRIALLGKNGQGKSTLAKLLSDRLPLMAGKQVNSNKLRVGFFAQHQVEELIVAETPLQHMLTARPGVMQSKLRAQLAGFGLGPDQAETEVGRLSGGQKARLSLLLATLHAPHLLILDEPTNHLDIESREALVEALTRYSGAVILVSHDMHLLSMVADRLWLVSEGTVTPYDDDLEEYRKMLLTPVKPVSKNPNKAAKEAPKPKRASRDEVIALRADARKSEDRVNKINAMRDKLAKKLADPDLYEDAKKGELEVWNKKYAEVMQALDRAEALWMTALEKLEKATA; this is encoded by the coding sequence ATGTTACGCATCTCAGAAATCAACTATTCCGTCGAAGGCCGGCCCCTGTTTGAAGAGGCCAGCGCCGTCATTCCAGATGGTCACAAGGTTGGCCTTGTCGGCCGCAACGGTGCTGGCAAGACAACGTTGTTCAAAATCATCCGCGGCGAATTGGGGCTGGACGCCGGTGCCATCTCATTGCCGTCACGCGCCAAGATCGGCGGCGTCGCACAAGAGGTGCCGTCGTCCGAGGTCTCCTTGATCGACACAGTTCTGGCCGCCGACACCGAACGTGCCGCGCTGATGCTGGAATCAGAGACCGCCACCGAGCCTGCCCGCATTGCCGACATTCAGGCGCGGCTGGCCGACATCGACGCATGGTCTGCCGAAGGCCGCGCCGCCTCGATCCTCAAAGGCCTTGGCTTTGACCACGAAGAACAGCAAATGCCCTGCTCCGAATTTTCGGGCGGCTGGCGCATGCGTGTGGCCCTGGCGGGCGTGCTCTTTGCCCAACCTGACCTGCTGTTGCTGGATGAACCGACCAACTACCTCGATCTTGAGGGCGCGCTTTGGCTTGAAAGCTACCTCGCCAAATATCCGCACACCGTCATTATCATCAGCCACGACCGCGGCCTGCTGAACCGTGCCGTCAACGGGATATTGCATCTCGAAGACCGCAAACTGACCTTTTACCAAGGCCCCTACGATCAATTCGCCCGCCAGCGTGCCGAAAAACGCGCGCAACTGACGGCGATGGCCAAGAAACAACAGGCCCGCAAGGAGCATATGCAAAGCTTTGTGGACCGCTTCAAAGCCAAGGCATCCAAGGCCAAGCAAGCCCAGTCACGCCTGAAAATGATCGAAAAGATGGACATGATCACCCCGCCGGAAGAGGCAGCGCGCAAGGTGTTCACCTTTCCCGAACCCGAAGAACTGTCGCCCCCGATCATCAACATCGAAGGTGGCTCTGTCGGCTATTCCGACGACCACCCCGTTCTGACGCGGCTCAACCTGCGCATTGATCAGGACGACCGGATCGCGCTTTTGGGCAAAAACGGTCAAGGCAAATCGACACTGGCCAAACTGCTGTCTGACCGCCTGCCCCTGATGGCGGGCAAACAGGTCAATTCCAACAAACTCAGGGTGGGTTTCTTTGCCCAGCATCAGGTCGAAGAACTGATTGTTGCGGAAACCCCACTGCAACACATGCTCACCGCCCGCCCCGGCGTGATGCAATCCAAACTGCGCGCACAGCTTGCGGGATTTGGCCTTGGCCCCGATCAGGCCGAAACCGAAGTGGGCCGTCTGTCGGGCGGCCAAAAGGCGCGCCTGTCGCTGCTCTTGGCCACCCTGCACGCCCCACATCTGCTGATTTTGGATGAACCGACCAACCACCTCGACATCGAATCGCGTGAAGCACTGGTCGAGGCGCTGACCCGGTACTCCGGTGCAGTCATCCTTGTGAGCCACGACATGCACCTTTTGTCGATGGTCGCCGACCGCCTGTGGCTGGTCTCGGAGGGCACGGTCACCCCCTATGACGACGACCTTGAGGAATACCGCAAAATGCTGCTGACCCCGGTCAAACCGGTCAGCAAGAACCCCAACAAGGCCGCCAAAGAGGCCCCAAAACCCAAACGCGCCAGCCGCGACGAGGTGATCGCCCTGCGCGCAGATGCCCGTAAATCAGAGGACCGGGTGAACAAGATCAACGCCATGCGCGACAAGCTGGCCAAGAAACTCGCCGATCCCGACCTTTACGAAGACGCCAAAAAAGGCGAGCTTGAGGTCTGGAACAAAAAATATGCCGAAGTGATGCAAGCGCTCGACCGCGCCGAAGCGCTCTGGATGACCGCACTCGAAAAACTCGAAAAAGCCACCGCCTGA